CTAAACTAGCGAAGGCAAGGGGgggggtgtctggagtaaatttACACTAATTGGCACTGAAAGTAATACTGCCATATGACAAAATCCGGTCAGATGGTCACAGTGATGGTCACAGTTTGATTTCTTAACCAGAGTTGCAAAAGACTGTGTCCTGAAGAAGGGATACCAGGGTAATAGGCTCTGATCCAACAGTGTTCGTTTACTCCGACTGAACCCTTGCAATGGATTCTAATTGCAAAGCTGCATGGGGCTTTGGACAACTGTTATTGGGCTTGTAACCACTCAGTCTGGAAACCAGGGATCGCTTGGGTCGGGGTTTCTTCTGCAAACATGAAAAATTGATCGTTAGCTAATACAGGGCTGAAACACTAACAGTTACAAATCAATAAACAATAACATGTATTAACCATTTTCATAGGATGTGAGGAACAGCACAAAATGTAAGGTTTAAGTATTGGCTACAAGAAGTGTGTGTTCAAACAAAATGAACGTATTCAAGCATACATGGCATGCCTATTCTAACCTGTTTCTTCCTTTCTGGATCGTGAACAACACTGTGGCGTTGTAAGCTTTGCTGCGAAAGACAGAGTTTTCTATTACAGGGAACATAGGTCCATATATCCATGTCATCACTGACATTTTCACTGTTAGGAAAATTTGTGAGGACAACTCTCCCATACAATTGACCTTCAGATACAGAAGTTGATTTTGACTAATAAGAGTGAGGTGAAtctggtagcaacacaacacgacTCTGGTCAGGTATCCATACCTTCATAGCAAAGGTCTTTCCACAGCCTTCATGGGGGCAGGTGTAAGGCCGTAGCTCCTCATGGAAAGAGCCGATGTGGCTTTGCAGGTTGAATGGCGTAGTGAAGGACCTCTGGCACCCCTCCCTGGGACAGATAAACACCTGGCGCTCCTCTGCGTGGACACGTTGGTGCTGCTTCAGGAACCAGGTGTCGCGAAACACCTTGTTGCACTCATTACACTGAAAAAGGGCTGGAGACAAACAATCACCTTGCAGTGACCTTCATTGACCTCTGAAACATACATTGTAATGGTTTTTGTACACATACTATTCTGAAAGCAATGTGTCAATCGTAAGGTGTGAGACAGCATACCTCTGTGTACATCTCTCCTATGGTTAGTATACTCAGTCCAGGTCTTTCCGATGAAAGAACAGCCATCTTTTTCACAGGGGTagcctgtgtgtgagagaaaaaCAACATTTTAGCAGTTAGTCTCCTACAAGGCTCAGTGTCACTCCCAGACAATCCAGCTGCAGGATCAGGAGATAAATCTTACCTCTGTGCACCTTCTCGTGAAGCCGTAGTTTGTTGGGGAAAGTGAATTGTTTCTCGCAGCCCTCAAAGGTACAGCTATAAAGCCAGTGAGCGAGAAAGACAAAGGCAGAAGTGTTGTTCTCTAGACCAAAGCTAGGAGTACTAGGCATGTTTTGTACTGGGTTACAATCTCCTGGATATTCAGTTCACAGGGCTCAAATCTTTCATATTTAAAATGAATTTACATTCGCTCCAGGACATCTGTTTTCAACCAACAACATGGGGTAATAACATTAGCATAACAAACAGCTTAATTTACTCACTGAAAGGGAGGTAGTTTGGTGTGCTGCTGGCACTCATGTGACTTGAGCTGATTGTTCTTCCTGAACACTTTCCCACATCCCTCAAAGCTACACTATAAACACGGAAGAGTACAACAATTATGGCAGCAATGCAAATTACACACCTGTTAGCTAAGTACTGCATTTCAAAATACAGTGGCTAACTAAAACCAATAAATGTAGTCAGATTAACTCACCACATATTCATACAGTTTCTCCTCATGGTTGTGTTTGCGATTAACATGTTTCTTCAAATTGTAATTTGTGGTGAAGGCCTCTGTGCATCCATCTACTGTACACCTGTCAACAAACAGAACACCACTTGTAGCCAATTTGTCTGGAATGTCCGCACTAGCTGGCTAAATAACACAAATACTACCTAAAGGGTCTCTCTCCACTGTGGCTCAACTGGTGCCGAGCTAGGTGGTACTTGTCGCAGAATGACTTGTCACAGCCGTCATGTTCACACACAAATGGTTTCTGCAGAATACAGGAAAAATTGAATAATTTGTAGATGGAAAAAAAATCGTGGTGGAATTAAATGCACAACATGGGATATTTCCTGTTCAATTGCCATTACAATaaatacccattgattcttgaagaacaaGAAAACATAGGCAGCTAGTTTTGTACTAAGCTTGGTTTAGGCTCATCTGAGTGAGAAAAAACGTATTACTCTGGTGTTTGTTTTATATCGTCATTGAATTCTTTATAACGTTTCACAACGTCGATCTCAGAGACTGCCAGTCCTTGCATTCACAGCAGTCTATCAGTTTGAGACTGGTTTAATTCCCCCAAGAGCTTTATCAAACCACGTAGCGGGACTGCAGT
This region of Oncorhynchus masou masou isolate Uvic2021 chromosome 8, UVic_Omas_1.1, whole genome shotgun sequence genomic DNA includes:
- the LOC135544187 gene encoding transcription factor IIIA-like — protein: MELSQQVPRKSFICSFSDCHASYNKAWKLDAHICKHTGLKPFVCEHDGCDKSFCDKYHLARHQLSHSGERPFRCTVDGCTEAFTTNYNLKKHVNRKHNHEEKLYEYVCSFEGCGKVFRKNNQLKSHECQQHTKLPPFHCTFEGCEKQFTFPNKLRLHEKVHRGYPCEKDGCSFIGKTWTEYTNHRRDVHRALFQCNECNKVFRDTWFLKQHQRVHAEERQVFICPREGCQRSFTTPFNLQSHIGSFHEELRPYTCPHEGCGKTFAMKQSLQRHSVVHDPERKKQKKPRPKRSLVSRLSGYKPNNSCPKPHAALQLESIARVQSE